The genomic DNA TCGACCATTTCGGGGCGCATGCTCGACCTTGCCTTGTACAAGGGCGTCGAACCGGACAAGGCGGTGCTGCTGCCCAACTGGATCGATGTCCACGCCATCGCGCCGGACCGCGCCGGCGACCTGCGCGCCGAACTCGGCATCCCGGCCGATGCGGTGGTGGCGCTGTATTCCGGCAACATGGGTGGCAAGCAGGGCCTGGAGACCTTGGCGCAGGTGGCCCGCCTGCTGGAAGGCGACGAACGCCTCTGGTTCGTCTTCTGCGGCCAGGGCCCGGCGCGGGCGCCGCTGCAGGCGCAGTGCCAGGGACTGGCGCGGGTGCGCTTCCTGGACCTGCAACCCGCCGAGCGCCTGGCGGCGCTGCTGAACACCGCCGACATCCATCTGCTGCCGCAACGCGCCGGCGCGGCGGACCTGGTGATGCCGTCCAAGCTCACCGGCATGCTGGCCAGCGGCCGTCCGGTGGTATGCGGCGCGGCGCGCGGCACCGAGCTGGCGGGGGTGGTGGCGCACTGCGGCCTGGTGACGCCGCCGGAGGACGCCGTGGCCATGGCCGAGGCGGTGCGCAAGCTGGCCGGCAATGCCCAGGTCCGCGAAACGCTGGGCGCCGCGGCCCGCCGCCATGCGCTCGATCACCTGCACGTGGACGCGGTGCTGGTGGCCGCCGAACGCGAATTCGCCGCGGTCATCGGCCCCCGCGCGGCGCCCGCGCCGCAAGCGGCCGATGGCGCGCGCCGCGACGCCGGCCGCTGAAGCCGCGGCCCGCTACGGCGTGTCGTCGCGCTTGCCCGCCGCCGCGTCGTTGCCGCGCACCAGGCCCATCTGTACCGCGATGTAGGCCGCCTCGGCCTGGTTGCGCGCATTCAGTTTCCAGTACAGCGTGCGCGCGTGGCTCTTCACGGTGGCCACGGAAATCCCCACCTGCTGGCCAATTTCGCGCATGGTCTTGCCCTGCACCAGCAATTGCAGGATCTCTTCCTGCCGCTGGGTCAGCTCGCGCAGTTCCTGCAGCGGCGCATGCGCGGTCGCCAGCGGGCGCGCGGTGGGTTGCGGATAGCACTCGCCTCCCGCCAGCACCAGGCTGACCGCGGCGGCCAGCGCGTCGGGGCTGGAAGCCTTGGGCAGATAGCCGGCCACTCCCGCGCGGGCGCAGGCCGCCATCACGCTCTGGTCCAGCACCGAGTACAGGGCCAGCACCAGGCGCGGCATGAATAGCGCCATGGCCTGCGACAGCAGGCCGATGTCGGGTTCGGCCACGCCGCTGCAGCCGATTACCAGCAATTCCACCGGCCGGTTGATCGAACCGGGCATGTTCACAAGATGGGCTGGCGAGATCGCCAGAATGTCCTCGGCGTTCCGTACCCGCTCCAGCACATGCTGGATGGCGACACGAAGCAGAGCGTAGTCTTCGATTAGAACGGTTGTCATCCCGGGGGGAACCTTGTGACGCAGGGCCCAGACACGGTTCCCATGGCCGGGCTGCGCACGGCTGCGACGCTGGTTCCAGCGCGTCGCCAGGCTCACGGGAATCTCGTCCGCCGCGCGGCATCGTCAGGGCGGGCATTGTGATTCGCCATTTCGATCCATGCTTGCGGACACGACCCATGCTATCAGCGGCTACGTTCGCTGAATCTCGTTCAGGAGGATGATTGGAGGAGGAATGCTGCGGCACGGCGACCGCCGATGCTGCAGGATCTACGCCCTAGGCGGGATGGCGGGGCCGGCCCGCCAGGCCCCTATCCCAGCTTGCGCCCGTAAAGCTGGCCCGCGTCGACTTCGCGGCCGTTGGGCTCGTGCCATTCCAGCGTGGCGCCGCGTTGCAGGGCCGCGTACACGGCTTCGCCCTTGTTCTTGACGTGCAGGCGCTGGTACAGCGTGCAGGCATGCGTCTTGGCCGTTGCGACCGAGATATTGAGCATGCGGCTGACCGTCTTGATCGGATAGCCCCGTGCCAGCAGCACCAGCACTTCGTACTGGCGCGGCGTGATCTGCAGCAGCTGAGCGCCGGCGCTGACCGGCATGGTGCCCCTGGCGCCCTCGTCGACATCGCGCGCCGGCAAGGCGCACGCCGCCTGCGAAGGCGACTGCAAGGCCTGTTCGCTTGGAAAGCACTGGCCGCCCGCCATGAC from Achromobacter xylosoxidans includes the following:
- a CDS encoding glycosyltransferase WbuB — translated: MKILLYGINYAPELTGIGKYSAELAEWLAARGHDVSVVTAPPYYPQWRVHDGYRAGRYRKETRAGVTVRRAPLWVPARPGGAKRLLHLASFALSSLPSLLRAAAGRPDLILVVEPALFCAPAAWLAARLCGARAWLHIQDYEVDAAFDLGLLKGAWLRAAVRRAERWLMRRFDRVSTISGRMLDLALYKGVEPDKAVLLPNWIDVHAIAPDRAGDLRAELGIPADAVVALYSGNMGGKQGLETLAQVARLLEGDERLWFVFCGQGPARAPLQAQCQGLARVRFLDLQPAERLAALLNTADIHLLPQRAGAADLVMPSKLTGMLASGRPVVCGAARGTELAGVVAHCGLVTPPEDAVAMAEAVRKLAGNAQVRETLGAAARRHALDHLHVDAVLVAAEREFAAVIGPRAAPAPQAADGARRDAGR
- a CDS encoding response regulator transcription factor; protein product: MAKMVLIEAHPLLRLGLWQILSKLDDVWEIEGMGLADVSKANGAHAGADLLIYGLPVDSEEAWSTLHEIQRELSPKRILLLTDVMPLPMPVQGLPGASVYGCLMKTASVEILEAAIRLVMAGGQCFPSEQALQSPSQAACALPARDVDEGARGTMPVSAGAQLLQITPRQYEVLVLLARGYPIKTVSRMLNISVATAKTHACTLYQRLHVKNKGEAVYAALQRGATLEWHEPNGREVDAGQLYGRKLG
- a CDS encoding response regulator transcription factor codes for the protein MTTVLIEDYALLRVAIQHVLERVRNAEDILAISPAHLVNMPGSINRPVELLVIGCSGVAEPDIGLLSQAMALFMPRLVLALYSVLDQSVMAACARAGVAGYLPKASSPDALAAAVSLVLAGGECYPQPTARPLATAHAPLQELRELTQRQEEILQLLVQGKTMREIGQQVGISVATVKSHARTLYWKLNARNQAEAAYIAVQMGLVRGNDAAAGKRDDTP